Within Telopea speciosissima isolate NSW1024214 ecotype Mountain lineage chromosome 8, Tspe_v1, whole genome shotgun sequence, the genomic segment CCATCATCAATATTCCTGGCTGAACCCAAGCAGAATGTCCAGTCTAGCTTATTGGAACCTCCACTCAAGCAGCTCAGTGCTTGGATCTTGAACTACATCTACAGAGAACATCTTGTCAAGCACTTTCAACTTTCTGCAGTATTGCAGGACTAGTTATACTCACTCCCATGAAAATTCCAAATCTGCTTGGGAACTCAAATAATGGATCAATGCAAATTGAGGAAATATTCTCCTTATTGCACTAGGTATGTTCAAACAATAAAATTGGGCGAAGACCAGGTTCTCCATGTCATTACCAAATTCAAACCACTCCCCAGTTAAACCTCATAAACATATTCCCAAGCACTGAGGTAATATTGGAATGCAAATTGtaaaaagggggagaaaaaggCTAAAATTTGCAACACTGACCAGGAAAATTTTATAACACATTATAAGTTGAGACATCGCTGCTCAGGTGTCAATCAGTAACTGTCAAGCTGTGCAATATAAGTTGATAACTCAAAGAAAACAAACTAAGATTAGAGCAACAGCTAAGTTCATGCACTCAAACCAGCCCAATTCTTAAAAGCAATAAGTGCTTCCATCTTCCTAAAGTTCCTCTTCCTCAGTTTTGATACTTTGAGCTTCTTATGGGTCTCCATAAAAGCTTGCTTGTACCTCCACTTATCAACAAATATCTTCATCTCCTTTGCCTTTTCTACAACTTGCATAACAGCATCAAAGAAACCCCCCTTAACCAAAGCATACAAGAATGCATCCACCAAGTTGCTATCAAACTTGACAACCTTCTCCTCACTGGAGGATATCCGTTTCCTTACTTCTGTCCACAGGATCAAGACACTAAAATATTTCTCTGCTGTCGTGTACCCATTTATAAGAGACAAGTAGgtttgatcattaggttcaaaTTGAAGAAACACCATCCTTCTAAAGGTCCGTCTTGCATCCTCTAGCCGCCCAATCTTACAGAAGGCATGAATAATTGAATTCCAATCATGAGTACCCACTTCAACTCGTGGGTCCTCGACTACCACATCTAGGAATGCTGCCATTAGCTCAGGCCGGTGATTCTCAGTTAAAGCTGTCATTATAGTCAAGTAACTACTCTTCAAATCATGTGTTCTCGCCTCTCTCATGTCCCTAAACAGAGAAAAAGCCGACTGAAAATCTTGGCTTGACATGGCTGCCTCTATCAAAGCATCATAGCTACTGGCATCCAACTGAAGCCCTGAAGCACTGATCTCAGTAACCAATTGAGCAGCCTCAGTTGTCCGATGCTCTTTACAGTAAGCCTTCAAGATAGACACATAAACCCCAAGGCCAACAAAACCTCCCAGAGCATTCATCTCATCCAAAATGCTGTGTGCTTTATCTAATAAACCAAGATTAACACATGCATTCACAATTCCAAACCCAACAGAGCTATCAATACTGATCGAAGAAGACTCCAACTTCTGAGCTTCAATAATTAACTTTGCTAAATCCTTGACACCTCCCTTTTGAAGAAACCCCTTCACAATCCCACCATAAGTTTCTTCCATAaaatttgattcttttccctctccctcttgcAAACTACGCAGTACAGTTGCAGAGACAAATTCTAAACTGACTGATTTCAAATAACCATTAATCAGATTAATGTAAAACGTTCTTTTTGATGGAAAATCGAAACCATCCATCAACTTCTCCAATTCAATGATCTTGTTTTCAAGCCCCTTCAGTGCATACAGGTATGCAAGAAATCCAAAACTCGATTCGTCTGGACGAACAACCAGGAGAGACATTGTCTCCAAAACATTTTGGGCATCACTCACAGACCCCAGATCATAACAACACCCCTCCAGGGCAGCATTACAAGcgaccaaatcaggcttcatGTAATCCAATTTCTCATCCAAGGCGATCCTACAGTTCTCATTAAAAACTCGTAAGAACGCAACAAAGCTACCATTTTTCCTGCTAATTTCAATAAGCACGGGTCCCCAAAGACTAAAAGGAGGGAAAAACCTGTTCTTAAACATAGATTTGATTAAAGAAAACGCAGGGGCAGCAGTGTTTGCTGACTTCATGGACTGTAACAGGATCTGTATGGTTTCGAAAGAAAGTGATTGTGGGTTCTTCTCTAATAAAAATATCACAGAAGCAAAAGCCCTCTTGAGATTATGAACGTCTTTGAGAGAAGATAATTGGGTAATGAGGGAGTTGGAGAGATGCTTACTCGGCAAGGTTGAGTTGCTTGTGAGGATCTTGAAAGATTTCCACGCCTCGTCAGTATTTTGATTGTCCAGGGAAGTTTGGAGATTTAATTCTAGGGCATCTTTGTCATCTAGCgctagggtttttggggttgaACCTTGGATTTTGGGGGTTGGTGGAGCTGCCGAAGTTTTCTTCAGGGcaaagatggagggttggagGAAGGAATAAAGAGTGGGAATTTCAAGTGAAGACGAAAACTGTCTTAGTGAGGGTAAGGAAAGTGAACTTCTCCACATCTTCCCTTTTTCTGCCTGCAAACACCGAGTGTGAACAGGTGAATGGCCACTATGATACGCAGAGGGAAGAAGACTACACCAGACACAGGGGTAGTGCACCGCACGCGCTCAGGTAGTATTCTTTCtcctatttaatttttaataatttttgaaaataaaaattcagatcTTAGatttatgatttctatttcaatttcatgaggtgatttctatttgtttttatttttaactttattttttcttgaaatagaaatcaaatttcaGGTTATGTTTGATTCGCAAGAaaaggatagaaaagaaaagaaaaagtccttttttttaaaaaaaaaaattgaagagagaTATATACAGA encodes:
- the LOC122670790 gene encoding pentatricopeptide repeat-containing protein At1g69290, which encodes MWRSSLSLPSLRQFSSSLEIPTLYSFLQPSIFALKKTSAAPPTPKIQGSTPKTLALDDKDALELNLQTSLDNQNTDEAWKSFKILTSNSTLPSKHLSNSLITQLSSLKDVHNLKRAFASVIFLLEKNPQSLSFETIQILLQSMKSANTAAPAFSLIKSMFKNRFFPPFSLWGPVLIEISRKNGSFVAFLRVFNENCRIALDEKLDYMKPDLVACNAALEGCCYDLGSVSDAQNVLETMSLLVVRPDESSFGFLAYLYALKGLENKIIELEKLMDGFDFPSKRTFYINLINGYLKSVSLEFVSATVLRSLQEGEGKESNFMEETYGGIVKGFLQKGGVKDLAKLIIEAQKLESSSISIDSSVGFGIVNACVNLGLLDKAHSILDEMNALGGFVGLGVYVSILKAYCKEHRTTEAAQLVTEISASGLQLDASSYDALIEAAMSSQDFQSAFSLFRDMREARTHDLKSSYLTIMTALTENHRPELMAAFLDVVVEDPRVEVGTHDWNSIIHAFCKIGRLEDARRTFRRMVFLQFEPNDQTYLSLINGYTTAEKYFSVLILWTEVRKRISSSEEKVVKFDSNLVDAFLYALVKGGFFDAVMQVVEKAKEMKIFVDKWRYKQAFMETHKKLKVSKLRKRNFRKMEALIAFKNWAGLSA